A region of Alosa alosa isolate M-15738 ecotype Scorff River chromosome 17, AALO_Geno_1.1, whole genome shotgun sequence DNA encodes the following proteins:
- the LOC125310746 gene encoding tryptase-2-like, producing the protein MTLRVCLCVTLLLSTATGLPHLNSRSSIVGGEDAAPGQWPWMVYLKTTNRMVSYSCGGSLINTQWVLTAAHCVDPYSYNLVKVVVGQLKLREPTGWEHPVHHVLIHPGYRGRNNGDWHNDIALVKLKKPVVTSKLVKLVALPTPLDVFNNRSECWVTGWGRVAENVSIGR; encoded by the exons ATGACACTCagggtctgtctctgtgtgaccCTGCTGCTCAGCACAGCTACAG GCTTGCCACATCTCAACTCCCGGAGCTCTATAGTTGGGGGAGAAGATGCAGCCCCTGGACAATGGCCCTGGATGGTGTACCTTAAGACCACTAatagaatg GTTTCCTACTCCTGTGGCGGTTCTCTTATCAACACTCAATGGGTTCTGACTGCAGCCCACTGTGTCGACCCATACAGCTA taatttgGTAAAAGTGGTGGTGGGCCAGCTGAAGCTTCGTGAGCCCACTGGCTGGGAGCACCCCGTGCACCATGTCCTGATCCATCCCGGTTACCGTGGCAGAAATAATGGGGACTGGCACAATGACATCGCCCTGGTGAAGCTGAAGAAGCCTGTGGTCACCTCCAAACTCGTGAAGCTCGTGGCACTGCCCACCCCTCTGGATGTCTTCAACAACCGCTCCGAGTGCTGGGTCACCGGATGGGGCAGAGTggctgagaatgt cTCCATTGGGAGGTAA